A region from the Phycisphaerales bacterium genome encodes:
- a CDS encoding S49 family peptidase: MPNWKEVLSKIQATGSAHDVVRREAIRALSEETKRNVIVYYSGWLQKPELAKRGVQGFDINDSDKNGFMAAINGLDRAKGLDLVLHTPGGEIAATESLVHYLRQMFKDDIRAIIPQIAMSAGTMIACSCKAILMGKHSNLGPIDPQFGGLPAHGIVEEFERAKKEIAADPKAIPVWQPIIARYHPTLIGECEKAIKWSEEMVEKWLLTGMLKDESQSAAKKTARKVIKELGSHALTLSHSRHITRDQARDLGLTIVDIEKPDTLQDAILTVHHACVLTLQSTAAFKIIENQQGTAHILLAQPTIQVAS, from the coding sequence ATGCCAAACTGGAAGGAAGTCCTGAGCAAGATTCAGGCTACTGGTTCGGCCCACGATGTGGTCCGTAGGGAAGCCATTCGCGCGCTCTCAGAAGAGACCAAGCGCAACGTGATCGTGTACTACTCCGGATGGTTGCAGAAGCCGGAACTCGCGAAGCGGGGCGTGCAGGGTTTCGACATCAACGATTCCGACAAGAACGGTTTCATGGCCGCGATCAACGGTCTCGATCGTGCCAAAGGTCTCGATTTGGTTCTGCACACACCCGGCGGAGAGATCGCGGCTACCGAGTCGCTCGTCCACTACCTGAGGCAGATGTTCAAGGACGACATTCGAGCGATCATTCCGCAGATCGCCATGTCGGCGGGCACCATGATCGCGTGTTCGTGCAAAGCCATCCTCATGGGCAAGCACTCGAACCTCGGACCGATCGATCCGCAGTTCGGCGGCTTGCCTGCTCACGGAATCGTCGAGGAATTCGAGAGAGCCAAGAAGGAGATCGCGGCCGATCCAAAGGCGATTCCTGTGTGGCAGCCGATCATCGCCAGGTACCACCCGACTCTGATTGGCGAGTGTGAGAAAGCGATCAAATGGTCGGAGGAGATGGTCGAGAAGTGGCTGCTCACCGGCATGCTGAAAGATGAGTCGCAGTCTGCCGCGAAGAAGACTGCCAGAAAAGTCATCAAGGAACTCGGCAGTCACGCGCTCACCCTGTCGCATTCGCGTCACATCACGCGAGACCAAGCACGCGATCTTGGACTGACAATAGTGGACATCGAGAAGCCAGACACGCTCCAAGACGCGATTCTCACCGTTCACCATGCCTGCGTCCTGACGCTTCAGTCAACTGCCGCGTTCAAGATTATCGAGAATCAGCAGGGAACTGCTCACATCCTTCTCGCTCAACCGACGATTCAGGTTGCCAGCTGA
- the argH gene encoding argininosuccinate lyase, translating to MALWGGRFESGPDAIFREINDSLHFDARLALCDIDGSIAWANALARAHVLTDDENVRLRNALLAMRATIAADPQVPLRDGLGKDEDIHTFVERRLTESLGPLAKKLHTGRSRNDQVATDLRLWTRHAIDARLAELKAARASLLDLAARERTTVISGYTHLQRAQPLLLAHWALAYEAMLARDSVRFKDARARVNLCPLGSGALAGTAYPIDRYALAQDLYFAAPTTNSLDAVSDRDFVLETLAAIAITATHISRLGEDLVLYGSQEFNFFEFGDQVSSGSSLMPQKKNPDAAELMRGKAARTIGSLVTLLTAVKGLPLAYNKDLQEDKEPLFDAMDTLSLMLRVTPVVMRTLKVRVDVCRKAAEGGHSNATDLADYLVEKNIPFREAHDLVGKAVRRALELDISLDRMPLDELRAISPVIAQDVFSRLTIEASLNRREVLGGTGPKVVHTALTKAQEQLNAEQ from the coding sequence ATGGCCCTCTGGGGTGGACGATTCGAATCAGGTCCCGACGCCATCTTCCGCGAGATCAACGACTCGCTCCACTTCGACGCGCGACTCGCCCTCTGCGACATCGATGGCTCTATCGCCTGGGCCAACGCCCTCGCCCGCGCCCACGTCCTCACCGACGATGAAAACGTCCGCCTCCGAAACGCGCTCCTCGCGATGCGCGCCACCATCGCCGCCGATCCCCAAGTCCCTCTTCGCGACGGGCTGGGCAAGGACGAGGACATCCACACCTTCGTCGAGCGCCGACTCACCGAATCCCTCGGCCCGCTCGCCAAGAAACTCCACACAGGCCGCAGCCGAAACGACCAGGTCGCCACCGACCTCCGCCTCTGGACACGCCACGCCATCGACGCTCGCCTCGCCGAACTCAAGGCCGCCCGCGCCTCGCTCCTCGACCTCGCCGCCCGCGAGCGCACCACCGTCATCTCCGGCTACACCCACCTCCAACGCGCCCAGCCCCTCCTCCTCGCCCACTGGGCCCTCGCCTACGAGGCCATGCTCGCCCGTGACTCCGTCCGATTCAAGGACGCCCGTGCCCGCGTCAACCTCTGCCCCCTCGGCTCCGGAGCCCTCGCCGGCACGGCCTATCCCATCGACCGCTACGCCCTCGCTCAGGACCTCTACTTCGCCGCCCCCACCACCAACAGCCTCGACGCCGTCTCCGACCGAGACTTCGTCCTCGAAACCCTCGCCGCGATCGCCATCACCGCAACCCACATCTCGCGCCTCGGCGAAGACCTCGTCCTCTACGGCTCGCAAGAGTTCAACTTCTTTGAGTTCGGCGACCAGGTCTCCTCCGGCTCGTCGCTCATGCCTCAGAAGAAGAACCCCGACGCCGCCGAACTCATGCGAGGCAAGGCCGCCCGCACCATCGGCTCGCTCGTCACGCTGCTGACCGCTGTCAAGGGTCTCCCCCTCGCGTACAACAAAGACCTCCAGGAGGACAAAGAGCCGCTCTTCGACGCGATGGACACGCTGAGCCTCATGCTCCGGGTCACCCCCGTCGTTATGCGCACGCTCAAGGTCCGCGTTGATGTCTGCCGCAAGGCTGCCGAAGGTGGGCACTCCAACGCTACCGACCTTGCCGATTATCTCGTCGAGAAGAACATCCCCTTCCGCGAGGCCCACGATCTCGTCGGCAAGGCCGTCCGCCGCGCTCTCGAACTCGATATCTCCCTCGACCGCATGCCCCTGGACGAACTCCGAGCCATCTCCCCCGTCATCGCCCAGGACGTCTTTTCACGGCTCACGATCGAGGCCAGCCTCAACCGCCGCGAGGTCCTCGGAGGCACAGGCCCCAAGGTCGTCCACACCGCCTTGACCAAAGCCCAGGAACAACTCAACGCCGAGCAATAG
- a CDS encoding thioredoxin family protein, whose amino-acid sequence MAVWVGCGERALGQFSSADRVKVEVVAQRTTAAPGAQFAVAVVLDHEEHWHSHTNAPKVPASWGDFDAIPTTIEVVEAKGLKYGAVQWPKPVMIELDLGGTGKPEAYGVFEARAVAYLPVTIEPGATGTATLTLGVGFQSCDESSCLMPVRGDSSDGRHTISITIDPTAVVTASDPLFANFDATAFATVGVKKRDVINVQLGKYSFTIDPSNAGGLALLALVAFAGGLLLNFTPCVLPVIPIKILSLQKHAGNPARLLYLGVVMSVGVVAFWFAMGLAISFISGFNAVSSLFQTNWFSLTIGVLIFVFALGMFGLFTTELPQWVYAINPTGESTGGAFMFGVMTAVLSTPCTAPLMASASAWAAKQSDKSLTIGTMAVIGVGMAFPYLVLVMWPGLLKHLPKAGPGAEVLKKILGLLLAAVSVFFIGTGLDALLRNPVDPPNRWYWWLIAAISVAAMVWAMVAVFRHHARTWVKIVVVGFALMASAGIVLIAKSFNERGPIDWKGYTPERLAEAKTRGDVIVVDFTAEWCLNCHALEKGVLHREEIFTRINAPGVTALRVDLTGNNAAGQTFLKDLGWAGIPLLAIYSKGSSEGPTLMGDGYTIGMVRDALDDAGVVVARKSASVGP is encoded by the coding sequence TTGGCTGTGTGGGTCGGGTGCGGCGAGCGGGCGCTGGGTCAGTTCTCGTCGGCGGACCGGGTAAAGGTGGAGGTGGTGGCCCAACGAACGACCGCAGCCCCGGGAGCACAGTTCGCGGTGGCGGTGGTGCTGGATCATGAGGAGCACTGGCACTCGCACACCAACGCGCCGAAGGTGCCGGCATCATGGGGGGACTTTGACGCGATCCCGACGACGATCGAGGTGGTGGAGGCGAAGGGGTTGAAGTATGGGGCGGTGCAGTGGCCCAAGCCGGTGATGATTGAACTGGATCTTGGTGGGACGGGGAAGCCAGAGGCCTATGGCGTGTTCGAGGCTCGAGCCGTGGCGTATCTGCCCGTGACGATTGAGCCGGGGGCGACGGGGACGGCGACGCTCACGCTCGGCGTTGGATTTCAGAGTTGTGATGAGTCGTCGTGCCTGATGCCGGTGCGTGGGGACTCGTCGGATGGACGGCACACGATCTCGATCACGATCGATCCGACGGCTGTGGTGACGGCGTCGGATCCGTTGTTTGCGAACTTTGACGCGACGGCGTTTGCAACGGTGGGGGTGAAGAAGCGGGATGTCATTAATGTACAACTCGGGAAGTACTCGTTCACGATTGATCCGTCGAACGCTGGTGGCTTGGCGCTTCTGGCGTTGGTGGCGTTTGCGGGTGGGTTGCTGCTGAACTTCACGCCCTGTGTGCTGCCGGTGATTCCGATCAAGATTCTGAGCCTGCAGAAGCACGCGGGGAACCCGGCACGATTGCTGTATCTGGGTGTGGTGATGAGCGTGGGTGTTGTTGCGTTCTGGTTTGCGATGGGGCTGGCGATCTCATTCATCAGCGGGTTCAACGCGGTGAGCAGTCTGTTTCAGACGAACTGGTTCTCGCTGACGATCGGGGTTCTGATCTTTGTGTTTGCGCTCGGGATGTTCGGGTTGTTCACGACGGAGTTGCCCCAGTGGGTCTACGCGATCAATCCGACGGGGGAGTCGACGGGCGGGGCGTTCATGTTCGGCGTGATGACGGCGGTGCTCTCGACGCCATGCACGGCTCCGCTGATGGCATCGGCGTCGGCGTGGGCGGCGAAGCAGTCGGACAAGTCGCTGACGATCGGGACGATGGCGGTGATCGGGGTGGGGATGGCATTCCCGTATCTGGTGCTGGTGATGTGGCCGGGGTTATTGAAGCACCTGCCGAAGGCCGGGCCTGGGGCTGAGGTGCTCAAGAAGATCCTGGGGCTTTTGCTCGCGGCCGTGAGTGTGTTCTTTATCGGGACGGGGCTGGATGCGCTGCTTCGGAACCCGGTTGATCCGCCGAACCGGTGGTACTGGTGGCTGATCGCGGCGATCTCGGTGGCGGCGATGGTGTGGGCGATGGTGGCGGTCTTCCGCCATCACGCGCGGACGTGGGTGAAGATCGTGGTGGTGGGGTTTGCTCTGATGGCGTCCGCGGGCATCGTTCTGATCGCGAAGTCGTTCAACGAGCGTGGGCCGATCGATTGGAAGGGATACACGCCCGAGCGATTGGCGGAGGCGAAGACGCGGGGCGATGTGATCGTGGTGGACTTCACTGCGGAGTGGTGCCTGAACTGCCATGCGCTGGAGAAGGGGGTCCTGCATCGGGAGGAGATCTTCACGCGGATCAACGCGCCGGGTGTAACGGCTCTACGTGTGGACCTGACTGGGAACAACGCGGCTGGGCAGACGTTTCTCAAGGACCTGGGGTGGGCGGGGATCCCGCTCCTGGCGATCTATTCGAAGGGATCGAGCGAGGGGCCAACGTTGATGGGGGATGGATACACGATCGGGATGGTGCGGGACGCGCTGGATGACGCGGGGGTGGTGGTGGCGAGGAAGTCTGCGAGTGTGGGGCCGTAG
- the fliM gene encoding flagellar motor switch protein FliM: MADVLEQSEVDALLAAAASGSVEEEQLEAQVFTRLKRDPGSIEIKDYDFKRPERVSKDQMRALQTLHESFARNFGASLSGFLRTIVEVKVATCEQMTYSEFISGLPNPTSFNLIDSDGLEGQMCFEISPLIIYPIIDRLLGGTSQELFIPQRPMTLIETRLISNVTNRGLDALSEAWASIKPLTFKISASESNPQLVQIVPPNEVVIVVGFELKMSSRAGTMNLCIPYNVIEPVMEQLSAQNWFNSLKNQKSKELEKRLTGSLSRAPLLITGLLAESTITVQDLADMKPGDVISTERLANKPVVLCVEGERKFVAQIGQYRGKRALKILKALHIGERV; the protein is encoded by the coding sequence ATGGCCGATGTCCTTGAACAAAGTGAGGTCGACGCCCTTCTCGCCGCCGCCGCCAGTGGCAGTGTCGAGGAGGAGCAACTCGAGGCCCAGGTCTTCACCCGCCTCAAGCGAGACCCGGGCTCCATCGAGATCAAGGACTACGACTTCAAGCGTCCCGAGCGCGTCAGCAAGGACCAGATGCGTGCCCTCCAGACGCTCCACGAGTCCTTCGCCAGAAACTTCGGCGCCTCGCTCTCGGGCTTCCTTCGAACCATCGTCGAGGTCAAAGTCGCGACCTGCGAGCAGATGACCTATTCCGAGTTCATCTCCGGACTCCCCAACCCGACCTCCTTTAATCTCATCGATTCCGACGGACTCGAAGGCCAGATGTGCTTCGAGATCAGCCCCCTCATCATCTATCCCATCATCGATCGACTCCTGGGCGGCACGAGCCAGGAACTCTTCATCCCCCAGCGTCCCATGACGCTCATCGAGACCCGCCTCATCAGCAACGTCACCAACCGAGGCCTCGACGCGCTCAGCGAGGCCTGGGCCAGCATCAAGCCTCTCACCTTCAAGATCTCCGCGTCCGAATCCAACCCCCAACTCGTCCAGATCGTCCCGCCAAACGAGGTGGTCATCGTCGTCGGTTTCGAACTCAAGATGTCCAGCCGCGCCGGCACGATGAACCTCTGCATCCCCTACAACGTCATCGAACCCGTCATGGAGCAACTCTCCGCCCAGAACTGGTTCAACTCGCTCAAGAATCAGAAATCCAAGGAACTCGAGAAGCGTCTGACCGGCTCTCTCAGTCGTGCCCCGCTCCTGATCACGGGCCTCCTCGCCGAATCCACCATCACCGTCCAGGACCTCGCCGACATGAAGCCCGGCGACGTCATCTCCACCGAACGCCTCGCCAACAAGCCCGTCGTCCTCTGTGTCGAGGGGGAGCGAAAGTTCGTCGCCCAGATCGGCCAATACCGCGGCAAGAGAGCCTTGAAAATTCTCAAAGCCCTCCACATCGGCGAACGCGTCTAA